A genome region from Dreissena polymorpha isolate Duluth1 chromosome 16, UMN_Dpol_1.0, whole genome shotgun sequence includes the following:
- the LOC127861922 gene encoding profilin-1-like — MGTLEQMPSSWNEYIGTVLSDSGHVSRSAIYGISDSRKWASSVGFDVTSDEVRSLVVGFTDPSRLWKDGVYLGGRKYTCTRSESSLIVGRESAEGNGCVIFRCCKCLVIGTHEGEAHPGGCYSVVTKLGEYLKEHGI, encoded by the coding sequence ATGCCGTCCTCGTGGAACGAGTACATCGGCACTGTACTCAGCGACAGCGGCCACGTATCCCGCAGCGCCATCTACGGAATCTCAGATTCTCGGAAGTGGGCGTCGTCAGTCGGATTTGACGTCACGAGCGACGAAGTTAGGTCGCTAGTGGTAGGCTTTACGGATCCCTCGAGACTCTGGAAAGACGGTGTGTACCTTGGTGGCCGGAAGTACACGTGCACGCGCTCTGAAAGTAGTCTGATAGTTGGCAGGGAGAGCGCAGAGGGGAACGGATGTGTCATCTTCCGCTGTTGCAAGTGTCTGGTGATTGGGACGCACGAGGGCGAAGCACATCCGGGAGGCTGCTACAGCGTCGTCACAAAACTGGGGGAGTATCTAAAGGAACATGGTATATGA